A single window of Zea mays cultivar B73 chromosome 10, Zm-B73-REFERENCE-NAM-5.0, whole genome shotgun sequence DNA harbors:
- the LOC100272833 gene encoding putative protein phosphatase 2C family protein, producing the protein MSLAVPVTLKTTQSGENERLEYAVSAMQGYRLNMEDAHAIVLNLDAATGTSFFGVYDGHGGPAVSKYCARHLHAELRRHESFRDNLQTAIERTFLRMDEMMRDRRAGRELSGYGGNDNWKAYRKAINMSLFLPFCQKPAYQGPVMDGCTACVVLIRDNRIIVGNAGDSRCVLSRNNQAIDLSTDFKPNLPDERQRIEAAGHVVTFSERGNVHRIDDGIAVSRSLGDLMYKDNNDLGPVQQAITAFPEVRTEEITQDDQFLIIACDGIWDCLTSQQAVDFIRIYSFADVGLASICEALLAHCVAQPRGRDNMTVILVRFKTPGACQVRASNVPPPPIRQDAAASQAAGSQAAAASQAAGSQAAAGH; encoded by the exons ATGTCACTTGCTGTACCTGTGACACTAAAGACTACTCAGAGCGGTGAGAATGAAAGACTTGAATACGCCGTGTCAGCTATGCAAGGATACCGTTTAaatatggaggatgct CATGCAATTGTCCTGAATCTTGATGCTGCAACTGGCACATCATTCTTTGGTGTTTATGATGGCCATGGAG GACCTGCTGTTTCAAAGTATTGTGCGAGACACCTACACGCTGAGCTTCGCCGACATGAAAGTTTTCGGGATAATCTCCAGACTGCAATTGAGAGAACGTTCTTAAG GATGGATGAGATGATGAGAGACAGGAGGGCAGGGAGGGAATTATCTGGGTACGGTGGTAATGACAATTGGAAAGCATATAGAAAGGCTATCAACATGAGTCTATTTCTACCCTTCTGTCAG AAGCCAGCTTATCAGGGGCCAGTAATGGATGGATGTACCGCGTGTGTGGTTCTCATTAGAGACAACCGAATCATTGTGGGAAATGCTGGTGATTCTCGTTGTGTACTCTCAAGGAATAATCAG GCGATTGATCTATCCACCGATTTTAAACCAAACCTTCCAGACGAAAGACAAAGAATAGAAGCTGCAGGACATGTGGTAACTTTTAGCGAGAGAGGAAATGTGCATCGTATTGATGATGGAATTGCGGTTTCGAGATCACTTG GTGACCTAATGTACAAGGATAATAATGATTTAGGTCCCGTACAACAAGCAATTACTGCCTTTCCTGAAGTTCGCACT GAAGAGATAACTCAAGATGACCAGTTTCTTATTATAGCATGTGATGGAATCTG GGATTGCCTAACAAGCCAGCAAGCAGTTGATTTTATAAGGATATACTCATTTGCT GACGTAGGGCTGGCGTCCATCTGCGAGGCCCTCCTTGCTCACTGCGTGGCACAACCTAGAGGGAGGGACAACATGACTGTCATACTGGTTCGGTTCAAGACGCCAGGCGCTTGCCAAGTTAGGGCCAGCAACGTACCGCCACCGCCGATCCGCCAAGATGCTGCTGCGAGCCAAGCTGCTGGGAGCCAAGCTGCTGCTGCGAGCCAAGCCGCTGGGAGCCAAGCTGCTGCCGGCCACTAG